The following coding sequences lie in one Bacteroidota bacterium genomic window:
- the dut gene encoding dUTP diphosphatase: MKIRIVNHSTNPLPAYETAHAAGMDLRAKLDKPVLLQPGQRGLIPTGLFLEIPEGFEAQVRPRSGLAIRHGITVLNSPGTIDADYRGEVNVILINLGDQPFEISHGDRIAQLIVARHEKVQWEAADELSNTERGQGGFGHTGK, from the coding sequence ATGAAAATCAGGATTGTCAACCATTCAACCAACCCTCTCCCGGCTTACGAAACTGCGCATGCCGCAGGGATGGATCTGCGGGCAAAGCTCGACAAGCCGGTGTTGTTGCAGCCCGGACAGCGGGGTTTGATACCTACCGGCCTTTTTCTGGAGATCCCCGAGGGTTTCGAAGCCCAGGTGCGTCCGCGCAGCGGTCTGGCCATCCGTCATGGCATTACAGTGCTCAACAGCCCGGGCACCATTGATGCCGACTACAGGGGCGAGGTCAATGTCATCCTGATCAACCTGGGCGATCAGCCCTTCGAGATTTCACACGGCGACCGCATTGCCCAGCTGATTGTGGCCAGGCACGAAAAAGTGCAGTGGGAAGCTGCCGATGAACTCAGCAACACCGAACGCGGTCAGGGAGGCTTCGGACATACCGGAAAATAA
- a CDS encoding nucleotidyltransferase has product MNIIIPMAGMGKRLRPHTLTTPKPLLPVAGKPIVQRLVEDIAAVVQEPIEKIGFVIGNFGHETEEKLLQIAASVGAQGSIHYQLEALGTAHAILCAEPLLTGKVLVAYADTLFRASFQLDDDKEGAIWVKQVENPQQFGVVKLDENGTIEGFYEKPKSFVSDLAIIGIYYFRDGEYLRSELQYLLDQKITTGGEYGITDALQNMMKKGTRFSTESVDAWLDCGNKDATVDTNREVLHHLKDNEELISPQADLDEAIIIEPCFIDKDVVITNSVIGPYVSIGQGSVILNSVVRNSIIQSHARIENKHLENSMIGNHARLSGRFDVYSLGDYNELTD; this is encoded by the coding sequence ATGAACATCATCATTCCAATGGCAGGCATGGGCAAGCGACTACGGCCGCATACCCTCACCACCCCAAAGCCCTTGCTCCCTGTGGCAGGTAAGCCTATCGTGCAACGACTGGTGGAAGATATTGCTGCCGTGGTGCAGGAACCCATCGAAAAAATCGGCTTTGTGATCGGAAATTTCGGCCACGAAACCGAAGAAAAGCTGCTTCAGATCGCAGCCTCGGTGGGTGCACAGGGCAGCATCCACTATCAGCTCGAAGCGCTGGGTACTGCCCATGCTATCCTGTGTGCCGAACCACTGCTCACAGGCAAGGTACTGGTGGCCTATGCCGACACGCTGTTCAGGGCAAGTTTTCAGCTCGACGACGACAAGGAAGGCGCCATCTGGGTGAAACAGGTCGAAAATCCCCAGCAGTTCGGCGTGGTCAAACTGGATGAGAACGGCACCATCGAAGGTTTCTACGAAAAGCCCAAATCCTTTGTCTCCGACCTGGCCATCATCGGCATCTATTATTTCCGCGACGGCGAATACCTGCGCAGCGAACTGCAGTACCTGCTCGATCAGAAGATCACCACCGGAGGGGAATACGGAATCACGGATGCCCTGCAAAACATGATGAAAAAAGGCACCCGTTTCAGTACCGAAAGCGTGGATGCCTGGCTCGACTGTGGCAATAAAGACGCCACGGTGGACACCAACCGCGAAGTGCTCCATCACCTCAAAGACAATGAGGAGCTCATATCCCCACAGGCCGACCTGGACGAGGCCATCATCATCGAGCCTTGCTTTATCGACAAAGACGTTGTGATCACCAACAGCGTCATCGGGCCATATGTTTCCATAGGGCAGGGCAGTGTGATTCTCAATTCGGTGGTGCGCAACAGCATCATCCAATCGCATGCCCGGATCGAAAACAAGCACCTGGAAAACAGCATGATAGGCAACCATGCCCGGCTCTCCGGCCGGTTTGATGTGTATAGCCTGGGCGACTACAATGAACTGACCGACTAA
- a CDS encoding TonB-dependent receptor codes for MRRLLAMLLLPLTSLAQPMGVITGKVNDRVTGESLPGVNVVRKNTGTVSDASGHYTLKLEPGTHSLLFRMVGYKSQSKNVVVRSGDTIRLNVALEPDIIEIEQVVVTASRIEQKAAELTVSMSVIKPSAVGGRHISNAQELMNKAPGLEILDGQASMRGGSGFAYGAGSRVLALLDGLPIISADAGNIRWQFLPLDNISQVEIIKGASSVAYGSAALNGVINFRTADATNIPQTRAYAETGLYDSPRNKAWKWWTGPRLTSTAGFNHLRKSGGTDIGFGLNALTDPGYRKRNDDNALRLNLKLKHFDKTIDGLRYGVALNGGFTRKTDFVLWENASTGALIHDSSTAIQLQSSFFALDPFVSYNPNEQTRHDLRARLQRSDNRFPKSAQNNSEAWVAYAEYQYWQQLFRGLELSAGASVNAGIVESNFYGDHNSLNAGVYAQVQGEPDPNLKLVAGMRLEHNRLDGAADSNAFLVPLFRAGINYRLGKFTYLRASFGQGYRFPSIAEKYASTTLGSVKIFPNPFIQSEKGWNAELGLRQGLAFGGYQGQADLAAFLTRNRNMVEFIFGIYPDPVTGVFGTGFRADNLEASRVAGIETELLLANNQSRIGHTLTLNYVLLNPQELNPETGQPNGFKLKYRRTHTLKVGLDGRLGKWSAGTDVIIRSKMLRVDDVFLQSIQGQYILPGFPEYWQAHNTAHMVADLRLAYALTENISISAVVKNISNTEYMGRPGDIQPPRWFSLRLSGSW; via the coding sequence ATGCGCCGGCTGCTCGCAATGTTGCTGCTTCCTCTGACCTCGCTGGCACAGCCGATGGGGGTAATCACCGGTAAGGTGAACGACAGGGTTACTGGCGAAAGTCTGCCCGGTGTGAATGTGGTACGCAAAAACACCGGCACCGTAAGCGATGCCTCCGGGCATTATACCCTGAAGCTGGAGCCCGGAACCCACAGCCTGCTTTTCCGCATGGTTGGCTACAAAAGTCAGTCGAAGAACGTTGTGGTCAGAAGTGGCGACACCATCCGGCTCAATGTTGCGCTGGAGCCCGACATCATTGAAATCGAGCAGGTGGTGGTTACTGCCAGCCGCATCGAACAGAAGGCTGCCGAACTCACCGTTTCGATGAGTGTGATCAAACCATCGGCGGTGGGTGGCCGCCACATCAGCAATGCCCAGGAACTGATGAACAAAGCTCCAGGCCTGGAAATCCTCGACGGACAGGCCTCCATGCGCGGAGGCAGCGGATTTGCCTATGGCGCCGGAAGCCGGGTGCTTGCCCTGCTCGACGGCCTCCCCATCATTTCGGCCGATGCCGGAAACATCCGGTGGCAGTTCCTGCCCTTGGACAACATCAGCCAGGTGGAAATCATCAAAGGCGCCTCGAGCGTGGCCTATGGCTCGGCTGCCCTCAACGGGGTAATCAATTTCCGCACCGCCGATGCCACCAACATCCCCCAAACCAGGGCATATGCCGAAACTGGTTTGTACGACAGCCCAAGAAACAAAGCCTGGAAATGGTGGACAGGCCCACGCCTCACCTCCACCGCCGGTTTTAACCACCTGCGCAAATCAGGTGGAACCGACATAGGATTCGGACTGAATGCCCTGACCGATCCAGGTTACCGCAAGCGCAACGACGACAACGCATTGCGGCTGAACCTCAAACTGAAACACTTCGACAAAACAATCGACGGACTGCGCTACGGTGTGGCCCTCAATGGGGGCTTCACACGCAAAACCGATTTTGTACTCTGGGAAAACGCCAGCACCGGCGCCCTCATTCACGACAGCAGCACCGCCATACAACTTCAAAGCTCTTTCTTCGCCCTCGACCCCTTTGTGTCCTACAACCCCAACGAACAAACCCGGCACGACCTGCGTGCACGCCTGCAGCGCAGCGATAACCGCTTCCCCAAATCGGCCCAGAACAACAGCGAGGCCTGGGTGGCCTATGCCGAATATCAGTACTGGCAGCAATTGTTCCGGGGTCTGGAACTTTCCGCAGGAGCCTCGGTGAATGCAGGAATAGTGGAATCGAACTTCTATGGCGACCACAACAGCCTCAATGCCGGTGTGTATGCACAGGTGCAGGGCGAGCCTGACCCAAATTTAAAACTCGTGGCCGGTATGCGCCTCGAACACAATCGCCTGGACGGGGCCGCCGACAGCAATGCTTTCTTGGTTCCACTTTTTCGTGCAGGGATCAACTACCGCCTGGGCAAGTTCACCTACCTCAGGGCATCTTTCGGTCAGGGTTACCGTTTTCCGTCCATAGCCGAAAAATATGCTTCTACCACTCTCGGATCGGTCAAGATTTTTCCTAATCCGTTCATTCAGAGCGAAAAAGGATGGAACGCCGAACTTGGACTCCGTCAGGGATTGGCCTTTGGAGGCTATCAGGGTCAGGCCGACCTGGCTGCTTTCCTGACACGAAACCGCAATATGGTGGAGTTTATCTTTGGCATCTACCCCGATCCGGTGACAGGAGTGTTTGGCACGGGCTTCAGGGCCGACAACCTCGAAGCCTCGCGTGTGGCAGGTATAGAGACCGAACTGTTGCTGGCCAACAACCAAAGCCGCATCGGCCACACTCTTACATTAAATTATGTGCTGCTGAACCCGCAGGAGCTCAACCCAGAAACCGGTCAACCCAACGGTTTCAAACTCAAATACCGGCGCACCCACACGTTGAAGGTGGGTTTGGACGGACGACTGGGTAAATGGTCAGCCGGAACGGATGTGATTATCCGCTCAAAGATGCTCAGGGTGGATGATGTGTTTTTGCAATCCATTCAGGGCCAATACATTTTGCCGGGTTTCCCCGAATATTGGCAAGCGCACAACACGGCTCATATGGTTGCCGACCTGAGGCTGGCTTATGCTCTGACAGAAAACATCAGCATATCGGCCGTGGTAAAGAACATCAGCAATACCGAATACATGGGCCGGCCGGGCGATATACAACCTCCTCGCTGGTTCAGCCTGCGGCTGAGTGGCTCGTGGTGA
- a CDS encoding peptidoglycan DD-metalloendopeptidase family protein: MMQKAIGFMVLLLLLAATHTVVAQGADRKAELEASKKKIEEELALVGRLLEETRQSKNSTLTELNLLQQRIRQRENLIATLRTQITGLEGQLRQTQSDLEKLQKELQGLQSEYAAMVTFAYRNRNGLNKLMFLFSSESYNQAYRRMKYLQQYAAMRKIQIERISEAQYRLEAQKQKLAAERDEKARLLDDERRQQALLNNEKRSVELNVQKISRQERELQQQVRQKQQEARQLQRELERIIAEEIRRNREATGRPASPDRLMNLTPEEQILSNQFAQNRGRLPWPVERGVISSRFGEQPHPVLRKVTIRNNGIDIATTRGAEARAVFEGVVVSTNRITATNNAVILRHGDFFTVYSNLEQVYVKRGDKVNHKDILGLIHTDKTEGKTELHFEIWQNRTQIDPAPWLAK; this comes from the coding sequence ATGATGCAGAAAGCTATCGGCTTTATGGTTTTGTTGTTGCTGCTGGCTGCAACCCACACGGTGGTGGCCCAGGGCGCCGACCGCAAGGCTGAACTGGAGGCCAGCAAAAAGAAAATTGAGGAAGAACTTGCCCTGGTTGGCCGCCTGCTCGAGGAAACAAGACAATCGAAAAACAGTACGCTCACCGAGCTCAACCTCCTTCAGCAACGCATCCGCCAGCGCGAAAACCTCATTGCCACCCTTCGCACACAGATTACCGGCCTTGAGGGCCAACTCAGGCAAACCCAGTCGGATCTTGAGAAACTTCAGAAAGAACTGCAAGGCCTGCAAAGCGAATATGCCGCCATGGTCACCTTTGCCTACCGGAACCGCAACGGCCTGAACAAACTCATGTTTTTGTTTTCGTCCGAGAGCTACAACCAGGCCTACAGGCGGATGAAATACCTGCAGCAATATGCTGCCATGCGAAAAATACAAATTGAACGCATCAGCGAGGCACAATACAGGCTCGAGGCACAAAAACAAAAACTGGCCGCCGAGCGCGACGAGAAAGCCAGGCTGCTCGACGACGAACGCCGCCAGCAGGCCCTGCTGAACAACGAAAAACGCAGCGTCGAGCTTAATGTGCAGAAAATCTCGCGTCAGGAACGCGAACTGCAACAGCAGGTGCGTCAAAAGCAGCAGGAAGCCCGCCAGCTTCAGCGCGAACTCGAACGCATCATTGCCGAAGAAATCAGACGCAACCGCGAAGCCACCGGCCGGCCTGCCTCGCCCGACCGCCTGATGAACCTCACCCCCGAAGAGCAAATCCTCTCGAACCAGTTTGCACAAAACCGCGGCCGACTGCCCTGGCCTGTGGAAAGAGGCGTCATCTCCTCCCGCTTCGGTGAGCAGCCTCACCCGGTGTTGCGCAAAGTGACCATCCGCAACAACGGCATCGACATTGCCACCACCCGAGGCGCCGAAGCCCGGGCCGTCTTCGAAGGCGTGGTGGTGAGCACAAACCGCATCACCGCCACCAACAATGCAGTTATCCTGCGCCACGGTGATTTTTTCACCGTTTACAGCAACCTCGAACAGGTGTACGTCAAGCGGGGCGACAAGGTAAACCACAAAGACATCCTCGGACTGATCCACACCGACAAAACCGAAGGCAAAACCGAACTGCACTTCGAAATCTGGCAAAACCGCACACAAATTGACCCTGCACCCTGGTTGGCTAAATAA
- a CDS encoding tetratricopeptide repeat protein — MNKYTIFLFFWLIFGLLACTSPRKAARSAAEKTRADSIDFARQRQNAMLFSDGLREKIVGQPERAIARFELALKAYPADHASMFELSELYFRKGRTDEALQMARQAAALDPSNEWYLLRLAQLCKMTARYDEMLQTWHQLIRLKPQRQEYYAELAQAYVAMGRLPEALEVLDQLETIAGTGEEISMQKFNLHLLNNDATSAIKEVEKLAAAFPFETRYQAMLADMYLKNGDTAAALRQYEKLREINPDDPNVIMSLAEFYKDQGDEEKAFQMLLEAFGSPALDIETKVQVMMLWFQGAGFSEELNEKAEQVAQTLLATHPESPRGHQLLGDVYLRRNEMEKAREQFEKAVEMEPGNYAAWETLLFTDIQLSDYHTLGVHATKALGYFPEQPLLYLFDGYAKYQKGSYEAALRAFETGRRLVVNNDRLLAEFFSSIGDTQHKLKNHEASDAAYEKALTINPANATVLNNYAYYLSLRKQKLDKAKEMSARSLELQPDNASFLDTYAWVLYQLGQYEQALEYILKALKASEKPNATLLEHHGDILYKLGRREEAWKQWKEARNAGEGSEFLERKAREGKLYE, encoded by the coding sequence TTGAATAAGTACACCATATTTCTTTTCTTCTGGTTGATTTTCGGTTTGCTTGCCTGCACCTCGCCACGTAAGGCAGCGCGCAGCGCAGCAGAAAAAACCCGTGCCGACAGCATCGACTTTGCCCGGCAGAGGCAGAATGCCATGCTTTTTTCGGATGGATTGCGCGAAAAGATTGTCGGGCAGCCCGAGCGGGCCATCGCCCGGTTCGAACTTGCTTTGAAAGCCTATCCGGCTGACCATGCCAGCATGTTTGAGCTCTCGGAATTGTATTTTCGGAAGGGCCGCACCGACGAAGCCCTCCAGATGGCCCGGCAGGCCGCAGCCCTCGACCCTTCAAACGAATGGTATCTGCTCCGATTGGCACAGCTGTGCAAAATGACAGCCCGCTACGACGAGATGCTCCAAACCTGGCACCAGCTCATCCGCCTGAAACCTCAGCGACAGGAGTATTACGCCGAGCTGGCTCAGGCCTATGTGGCCATGGGACGCCTGCCCGAAGCCCTGGAAGTGCTCGACCAGCTGGAAACCATTGCAGGTACGGGCGAGGAAATAAGCATGCAAAAGTTCAACCTGCACCTGCTCAACAACGATGCTACCTCAGCGATCAAAGAAGTTGAAAAACTTGCTGCGGCCTTTCCGTTCGAAACGCGATATCAGGCCATGCTGGCCGATATGTACCTCAAAAACGGTGACACGGCTGCTGCGCTTAGGCAATACGAAAAACTGCGTGAGATCAATCCCGACGATCCCAATGTGATCATGTCGCTGGCCGAGTTTTACAAGGATCAGGGCGATGAGGAAAAAGCATTTCAGATGCTGCTCGAAGCCTTTGGTAGTCCTGCGCTCGACATAGAGACCAAAGTGCAGGTGATGATGCTTTGGTTTCAGGGGGCAGGTTTTTCGGAAGAGCTCAACGAGAAAGCCGAACAGGTTGCGCAAACCTTGCTGGCCACGCATCCCGAAAGTCCGCGCGGCCATCAGCTGCTCGGCGATGTTTACCTGCGGCGCAACGAGATGGAGAAAGCCCGTGAGCAGTTCGAAAAAGCCGTCGAAATGGAGCCGGGCAACTATGCAGCCTGGGAAACCCTGCTGTTTACCGATATCCAGCTCAGCGATTACCACACCCTGGGTGTGCACGCCACAAAGGCATTGGGCTATTTTCCCGAACAGCCGCTGCTCTACCTTTTCGATGGTTATGCCAAATACCAGAAGGGCAGCTACGAAGCGGCGCTGCGGGCATTCGAAACCGGACGACGCCTGGTGGTGAACAACGACCGCCTGCTGGCCGAATTTTTCAGCAGCATAGGCGATACCCAGCACAAACTCAAAAACCATGAGGCTTCCGATGCCGCATACGAAAAAGCCCTGACAATCAATCCGGCCAATGCCACCGTGCTCAACAACTATGCCTATTATCTGTCGTTGAGAAAGCAGAAACTCGACAAGGCCAAAGAGATGTCGGCACGCTCGCTCGAGCTTCAGCCCGATAATGCCTCATTTTTAGACACTTATGCCTGGGTGCTTTATCAGCTTGGTCAGTATGAGCAGGCGCTGGAATATATTTTAAAAGCGCTGAAAGCCTCCGAAAAACCCAACGCCACCCTGTTAGAGCACCATGGTGATATCCTTTACAAACTCGGCCGGCGCGAAGAAGCCTGGAAGCAATGGAAAGAAGCCCGCAATGCCGGCGAGGGTTCCGAATTTCTCGAGCGAAAGGCCAGGGAGGGAAAGCTCTATGAATAG
- a CDS encoding RNA polymerase sigma factor, translated as MEDLRTLDDGALVRLMKQGRQDALGEVMRRHRQQVARVVIGMLGNTPEADDVGQETFIRFWNNMEAYTHEAKISTFLTRIAINLSINEIRKRKRKQEWISNTKAEAGRPAVDESLDQRYQMEHIEAALQQLDEQQRAVVVMRLVQGYSTRETAEMLQVPLGTVLSRLSRALDRLRLILKKHEEI; from the coding sequence TTGGAAGATTTGCGGACATTGGACGATGGGGCGCTTGTACGCCTGATGAAGCAGGGCAGGCAGGATGCATTGGGCGAGGTGATGCGCAGGCACCGACAGCAGGTGGCACGCGTGGTCATTGGCATGTTGGGCAATACGCCTGAGGCTGACGATGTGGGGCAGGAAACTTTCATCCGGTTCTGGAACAATATGGAAGCTTACACCCATGAAGCCAAAATCTCAACTTTTCTGACAAGAATTGCTATAAATCTATCAATCAACGAGATAAGAAAAAGAAAAAGAAAACAGGAATGGATCAGCAACACAAAAGCAGAAGCCGGACGCCCGGCAGTTGACGAGTCACTCGACCAACGGTATCAGATGGAACACATCGAAGCTGCCCTGCAGCAACTCGATGAGCAGCAAAGGGCGGTAGTGGTGATGCGCCTGGTGCAGGGCTACTCCACCAGGGAAACCGCCGAAATGCTTCAGGTTCCGCTTGGAACGGTACTGTCGCGCCTCTCGCGTGCACTCGACCGATTGCGCCTGATCCTCAAAAAACACGAAGAAATATGA
- a CDS encoding family 20 glycosylhydrolase — protein sequence MKIILRTLRQRFVQLWLFCFLPLALGATQPPVIPLPASYSLGEGCFGLQKPIGVLGPDSDKGALTQMVVNLFAESGYHAFATDGRILGGQTLRLSYLTEFDSLIGNEGYHLHIGSSEIRILANSNAGLQYAINTLGQLLRAAANDCLSAWSITDYPRFSYRGMHLDVSRHFMPVAFIFRYLDLLAMHRMNTFHWHLVDDQGWRLQIDRYPLLTEVGAWREDRSHEHWNHRPLSSPEAPKTYGGFYTKDEVRQVVAYAQARNITVIPEIEMPAHVMSALAAYPGLSCTGKNLGVPPGGVWPITHIYCAGKEETFEFLENVLLEVMELFPSPLIHIGGDEADKTEWKSCELCQARMAAENLPDVHALQSYFIRRIGAFLASHGRRLMGWDEILEGGLAENAIVMSWRGEEGGIQAARMQHHVVMTPGSHCYFDHYQGDPSTEPLAIGGFTPLDKVYAYEPEPAELTPEEKTYIIGAQANVWTEYMPVPAHVEYMVLPRMAALSEVLWSPAQSRNWESFVRRLPHLIRNYEAHGYNYARSAWKVQATEEVLPEARQIKVSLTTLLPVDSIVFRTEGKGSGNSPQVYRNPLMIGQSTKLQAYAVVNGTSTPVVERNYHIHKAFGLQVEQQPTPSKRYPGTAYSLTDGIEGSRWFADGRWSGILDDHWQASLSFGKATRVKQIGLTALHDPASWIFLPDSLVVYVSKNGRTFRPAGHLKSVPSTNTNEVSTHRFVLYPAPGRYKAIRIGAFRTADIPATHPGHGEKVWMFFSEITAD from the coding sequence ATGAAGATCATTCTACGAACGCTCAGGCAGCGCTTTGTGCAGCTCTGGCTGTTTTGTTTCCTCCCGCTTGCGCTCGGCGCCACACAGCCTCCGGTGATCCCTCTGCCTGCCAGCTACAGCCTTGGCGAGGGCTGTTTTGGATTGCAAAAGCCCATAGGTGTTTTGGGTCCGGATTCGGACAAAGGCGCACTCACTCAAATGGTTGTCAATCTGTTTGCTGAATCAGGCTACCATGCTTTTGCTACCGATGGCCGGATTCTGGGCGGACAAACCCTGAGGCTCAGTTACCTGACCGAGTTTGATTCGCTGATCGGTAACGAGGGCTACCACCTCCATATCGGCTCCTCCGAAATACGTATTTTGGCCAACAGCAATGCAGGCTTGCAATATGCAATCAATACCCTCGGGCAATTGCTCAGGGCAGCAGCAAACGATTGCCTGTCAGCATGGAGCATCACCGATTATCCCAGGTTTTCTTACCGCGGCATGCACCTCGATGTGTCGCGGCACTTTATGCCGGTAGCGTTTATATTCCGTTATCTCGACCTGCTGGCAATGCACCGCATGAACACTTTTCACTGGCATCTGGTGGACGATCAGGGCTGGAGGTTGCAGATCGACCGCTATCCCTTGCTGACCGAAGTTGGCGCCTGGCGCGAAGACCGCAGCCACGAACACTGGAACCATCGCCCGCTCAGCAGTCCGGAAGCTCCGAAAACCTACGGAGGCTTTTACACCAAAGACGAAGTGCGGCAGGTGGTGGCCTATGCCCAAGCACGAAATATCACAGTGATACCAGAGATAGAAATGCCTGCCCATGTGATGTCGGCCCTGGCGGCCTATCCCGGCTTGTCGTGTACCGGAAAAAATCTTGGTGTGCCCCCCGGAGGTGTCTGGCCCATCACCCATATCTATTGCGCGGGCAAGGAGGAAACGTTCGAATTTCTGGAAAATGTCCTGCTCGAAGTGATGGAGTTGTTTCCCTCGCCCCTGATTCACATTGGAGGCGACGAAGCCGACAAAACAGAATGGAAAAGCTGTGAGCTTTGCCAGGCACGCATGGCCGCTGAAAACCTGCCCGATGTGCATGCGCTGCAGAGCTATTTTATCCGGCGCATCGGCGCTTTTCTGGCATCGCATGGCCGCAGGCTGATGGGGTGGGACGAGATTCTGGAAGGCGGACTGGCCGAAAATGCCATTGTGATGTCGTGGCGGGGCGAAGAAGGAGGTATTCAGGCAGCACGAATGCAACATCATGTGGTGATGACACCTGGTTCGCACTGCTATTTCGATCACTACCAGGGCGACCCTTCGACCGAACCTCTGGCTATCGGCGGATTTACTCCACTCGACAAAGTGTATGCCTACGAGCCTGAACCGGCCGAACTGACACCGGAGGAAAAAACGTATATAATTGGTGCACAGGCAAATGTGTGGACGGAATATATGCCCGTGCCTGCACATGTGGAATATATGGTGCTGCCGCGCATGGCCGCCCTGTCCGAAGTGCTGTGGTCGCCGGCACAGAGCCGCAACTGGGAAAGCTTTGTCAGGCGTCTGCCACATCTCATCCGCAATTATGAAGCCCACGGGTACAACTATGCGCGCTCGGCCTGGAAAGTGCAGGCAACTGAGGAAGTGCTTCCCGAAGCCCGTCAGATCAAAGTCAGCCTGACCACCCTGTTGCCGGTGGACAGCATTGTCTTTCGGACCGAAGGGAAAGGCTCTGGCAATAGCCCGCAGGTTTACCGCAATCCGCTAATGATCGGCCAAAGCACAAAGTTGCAGGCCTATGCAGTGGTGAATGGCACTTCCACGCCTGTTGTTGAGCGCAACTACCACATTCATAAGGCATTCGGGCTGCAGGTGGAGCAGCAGCCCACCCCCTCGAAACGCTATCCCGGCACGGCATACAGCCTGACCGACGGCATCGAAGGTTCGCGATGGTTTGCCGACGGACGTTGGAGCGGCATACTCGACGACCATTGGCAGGCAAGCCTGAGCTTTGGGAAAGCTACCAGGGTAAAACAGATCGGACTGACTGCCCTTCACGACCCGGCTTCATGGATTTTTTTGCCCGACAGCCTGGTGGTTTACGTGAGCAAAAACGGCAGAACCTTCCGTCCGGCCGGTCACCTGAAATCTGTCCCCAGCACCAACACAAACGAGGTCAGCACACATCGTTTTGTACTATATCCGGCACCTGGTCGCTACAAAGCCATACGCATCGGCGCCTTCCGTACGGCCGACATTCCGGCAACCCATCCCGGACATGGGGAAAAAGTATGGATGTTTTTCAGCGAGATCACAGCCGATTGA
- a CDS encoding DUF4292 domain-containing protein, with translation MNRRLWWLVLVPAMLLLVSSCRSTRKLMKDPLKEFGEAYLLDRMKEAQLEYEWFSSRLNISVTDDRRNTTELRGQLRIRRDSAIWISLTPMLNIEAARLLITPDSVKLINRLDKTYYNDDFSLINSMFSSSADYYLLQSLLTGNDLVNYETENFRAAIDSREYRLSSTGRAKKKRYLRRSDQQQILVHNIWLDPETYKITRINLREIGEDTQRLQAIYDAFEKSGDRVLPTQLVFEVNASRKMEIKITYQRPELDVPQPMPFRIPDNFTKMK, from the coding sequence ATGAATAGGCGGTTGTGGTGGCTTGTCCTGGTGCCGGCCATGCTGCTGCTGGTTTCGTCGTGCCGCAGTACCCGCAAGCTGATGAAAGACCCGTTGAAAGAATTTGGCGAGGCCTATCTGCTCGACCGCATGAAGGAGGCCCAACTGGAATACGAATGGTTTTCAAGCAGATTGAATATCTCAGTAACCGACGATCGCCGAAACACCACCGAACTGCGTGGACAGCTGCGCATCCGGCGCGACAGCGCCATCTGGATCAGCCTGACACCCATGCTCAACATTGAGGCAGCCAGGCTGCTCATCACCCCCGATTCGGTAAAACTGATCAACAGGCTCGACAAAACCTATTACAACGACGACTTTAGCCTGATCAACTCCATGTTTTCCTCCTCTGCCGACTATTACCTGCTGCAGTCGTTGCTCACAGGCAACGACCTGGTGAACTACGAAACCGAAAACTTCAGGGCTGCTATCGACAGCCGGGAATACAGACTTTCGAGCACCGGCAGGGCAAAAAAGAAGCGTTATCTGCGGCGCAGCGACCAACAGCAGATCCTGGTGCACAACATCTGGCTCGATCCGGAAACCTACAAAATTACCCGCATCAACCTCCGCGAAATAGGTGAAGACACACAGCGCCTTCAGGCTATCTACGATGCTTTTGAGAAATCAGGCGACCGTGTGCTGCCTACACAACTGGTTTTCGAAGTCAATGCATCCCGTAAAATGGAGATCAAAATCACCTATCAGCGCCCGGAACTGGATGTGCCTCAACCCATGCCCTTCAGAATACCCGACAACTTCACCAAAATGAAGTAA